The Magnetospirillum sp. XM-1 genomic interval GGCGTTCCCCTGGCCATCAAGGCCCTGTCCCTACGCCACACGCCGCCGGCCGCCGGCTGAAAGCAAAACCCCCGCCGATGAGGCGGGGGTTTCTTGTTTCGTCAGACGCTGGTGTCGACGTTGTTGCCGCCGCTCTTGGGGCCGCCCTTGGCGACGCCCACCAAGGCGGGGCGCAGCAAGCGGTCGTGCAGCGTGTAGCCCGCCTGCATCACCAGCACCACGGTGCCTTCGATCTGGCTGGGGTCTTCCATCTCCATCATGGCCTGATGCAGGTTGGGGTCAAACTTCTCGCCCTGGGCCGCCACCGGCTTGATGCCGTAGCGCTCGAAGGTGGCCAGCAATTCCCGTTCGGTCATCTCGACGCCGGTGGTCAGCGCCGCCAGGGATTCGTTGCCGTCCCGCGCCGCCGCCGGCACCGAATCCAGCGCCCGGCGCAGGTTGTCGGCCACCGACAGCACGTCCTTGGCGATGTTGGAGACGGCGTACTTGCCGCGATCCTCGGCCTGCTGCTCCAGGCGGCGGCGCGTGTTCTCGGTCTCGGCCTTGGCGTAGAGCACGTCGTTCTTCAGCTTGGCGATTTCCGCCTCCAGCTGGGCGATGCGGTCGGATTCGGCGGCCGGCGGCGCGGCGGATTCGGCGGCCGGGCCCGGTTCGGCGCTTTCGGCGGCGGGCATCTGCTCGGCGGTCTGATCCTGGGTCATATCAAGGCTCTCTCGACAGGTTGAAGT includes:
- the grpE gene encoding nucleotide exchange factor GrpE, with the translated sequence MTQDQTAEQMPAAESAEPGPAAESAAPPAAESDRIAQLEAEIAKLKNDVLYAKAETENTRRRLEQQAEDRGKYAVSNIAKDVLSVADNLRRALDSVPAAARDGNESLAALTTGVEMTERELLATFERYGIKPVAAQGEKFDPNLHQAMMEMEDPSQIEGTVVLVMQAGYTLHDRLLRPALVGVAKGGPKSGGNNVDTSV